One genomic region from Clostridium saccharobutylicum DSM 13864 encodes:
- a CDS encoding HD domain-containing protein, with product MFPNREMAEKELEIAGQLNQGPWTQHSINVGLAAQMIAEKCSNINPDKAYVLGLLHDIGRRYGISARRHGIDGYKFMLEKGWDEVGRICLTHSFPVSDFDKEIGKNDMNYEESQFVRKYINDAVYDDYDKLLIVCDSLADAQGFCMLEKRFVNTTRRYGIFSFTVERWNATFEMKEYFEEQMNCSIYDILPNIKETTFVDVPLWKPPVK from the coding sequence ATGTTTCCAAATAGAGAAATGGCTGAAAAGGAATTAGAGATAGCAGGACAATTAAACCAAGGACCATGGACACAGCATTCTATCAATGTAGGATTAGCGGCCCAAATGATTGCTGAAAAATGTAGTAATATTAACCCAGACAAAGCGTATGTATTAGGACTTCTTCATGATATAGGTAGAAGATACGGCATAAGTGCAAGACGACATGGTATTGATGGATATAAATTCATGCTGGAAAAAGGCTGGGATGAAGTTGGTAGAATTTGTTTGACACATTCATTCCCAGTTTCTGACTTTGACAAAGAAATAGGCAAAAATGATATGAATTATGAAGAAAGCCAATTTGTTAGAAAATATATTAATGATGCAGTCTATGATGACTATGATAAACTGTTGATTGTTTGTGATTCACTTGCAGACGCTCAAGGTTTTTGTATGTTAGAAAAACGATTTGTTAATACAACAAGGCGCTATGGAATATTTTCATTTACGGTTGAACGTTGGAATGCAACATTTGAAATGAAAGAGTATTTTGAAGAGCAAATGAATTGTTCTATATATGATATTCTTCCAAATATAAAAGAAACTACATTTGTAGATGTACCATTATGGAAACCACCAGTAAAATAG
- a CDS encoding EFR1 family ferrodoxin (N-terminal region resembles flavodoxins. C-terminal ferrodoxin region binds two 4Fe-4S clusters.) produces the protein MILYFTGTGNSYYIAKRMAELSGDRLISMNERIKENDVSEINAAVRLVFVVPTYAWRIPRIVEDWIAKTKFTGDLNAYFVMNCGDSIGNAKKYIKQLCKRKGFRYMGAASIVMPENYIAMFDAPEESVARQIIENANPIINKIAGRIREEKMLPDVQSNIVDCLHSSVVNTVFYPFIVKSDKFTADDKCIGCGICVKECPLNNIHLKENKPVWGKKCTHCMACISKCPTEAIEYGKNSIGKVRYRCPM, from the coding sequence ATGATTTTATATTTTACAGGAACAGGAAATAGTTACTATATTGCTAAGCGAATGGCAGAGCTCAGCGGAGATAGGCTTATTTCAATGAATGAAAGAATTAAGGAGAATGATGTATCAGAAATAAATGCAGCCGTCAGATTAGTTTTTGTCGTGCCAACCTATGCATGGAGAATTCCAAGAATAGTAGAAGACTGGATTGCTAAAACCAAATTCACAGGCGATTTGAATGCCTATTTTGTTATGAATTGTGGTGACAGTATTGGAAATGCAAAGAAATATATAAAACAACTCTGTAAAAGAAAAGGCTTTCGATATATGGGGGCAGCTAGTATTGTGATGCCAGAGAATTATATTGCCATGTTTGATGCACCTGAGGAATCGGTTGCAAGGCAGATTATTGAGAATGCAAATCCCATAATTAATAAGATTGCAGGAAGGATTCGGGAGGAAAAGATGCTTCCTGATGTACAAAGTAACATTGTTGATTGTTTGCACAGTTCTGTTGTAAATACAGTGTTTTATCCGTTTATTGTAAAATCAGATAAGTTTACAGCAGATGATAAATGTATAGGATGTGGCATATGTGTGAAAGAATGTCCCCTTAACAATATTCATCTAAAAGAAAACAAACCTGTCTGGGGCAAGAAATGTACTCACTGCATGGCATGTATCTCTAAATGTCCAACGGAAGCTATTGAGTATGGAAAAAACAGTATTGGAAAGGTCCGTTATCGATGTCCAATGTAA
- a CDS encoding GNAT family N-acetyltransferase, whose product MIFKTDRLILRPWKEEDAQQLYKYAKDPNVGPIAGWPVHTDVENSRQIIRDVLSEDETYAVVLKDDNLPIGSIGLMIGKKSNMALGNDEGEIGYWIGVPYWGQGLIPEAVNELIRHGFEELGLKIIWCGYFEGNEKSLRVQEKCGFQYHHTEKNMKWYLMNDIRTEHITCITKEQWCNRL is encoded by the coding sequence ATGATATTTAAAACTGATAGGCTAATTTTACGTCCATGGAAAGAAGAGGATGCACAGCAGTTATATAAATATGCAAAAGATCCTAATGTAGGACCTATTGCAGGTTGGCCTGTTCATACTGATGTTGAGAATAGTCGTCAGATTATTAGAGATGTACTTTCTGAGGATGAAACTTATGCAGTTGTATTAAAAGATGATAATTTACCAATTGGTAGTATAGGACTTATGATCGGCAAAAAAAGCAACATGGCTTTAGGAAATGATGAAGGTGAAATCGGTTATTGGATTGGTGTTCCTTATTGGGGGCAAGGTCTAATTCCAGAAGCAGTTAACGAACTTATACGACATGGATTTGAAGAACTTGGACTTAAAATTATTTGGTGTGGATATTTTGAGGGTAATGAAAAGTCTTTGCGTGTTCAAGAAAAATGCGGTTTTCAATATCATCATACAGAAAAAAACATGAAATGGTATCTAATGAATGATATCAGAACAGAACATATAACTTGTATTACAAAAGAACAATGGTGCAACAGATTATGA